Within Anopheles nili chromosome 3, idAnoNiliSN_F5_01, whole genome shotgun sequence, the genomic segment GGCTCAGGAAGTGTAGAAACGTGTACAGGAAGCAGGTCGCCTAATAATTTCTTACAATCGCGTTCAAGTTCTCGTTCCCGCAAGGATGCCTTCGTCGCCCAAGCGCAGGAAGGAACGCGAGCGGCCGAGACGCCGTAAGCGTTCAAGGGACCGCAGTGAAAGAGATCGATCCGTGGGACGGTAAGTACACGACTGTTTGCTAAAATACCCTCAACTATTACGCTTGCGTGTTGCTATATTCATCGTTCAGCAGCCGCGCTTCCAAAGGCGCTTCTAAAAGGGCGGATAAAAGTTGTCCCCTTCCGACAAGTAGAACCCCTTATGTTAATTTACCCCCTAGACCTATCTTTGATGTCCGGAAGGGGATTCCTTTCATCTTGCGctaatttttgttgttgcaattACCGATAATGAATGGTTTATGGGGAGCGCAAATGTGCCATCCCTTCTTCGATCGACCTATTTCTATCGCATTCCAGTGAAGCGCACAGAGCATGCCATCCTTGCGTTTGTTACACTGCTAGGATTCTTCTCCGAGTTAACCGTCTATAAGCCACGTGCTAATAATTGAAAGTGTAAAATATCCACATATTGGGGATTATGCTAAACTGCAAGTTGCTTACTTTACGCATTTCTTTTGTACTTTAGTGACCGGAAACGTTCATCCGAGCGGGAAAGAGACCGAGATCGAGGGAGGCGGAAGTCAAGATCCAGATCAAGATCGCGTTCGAGATCGAGGTGAAAATTGTTGAAGTGTAGTGTATGAGTTATCTTTAAAGAGCGAACGATGGTGCATTATGTTTCGGAAAATATCAGgcataaaatcaaacatttgtgctttttgaaattttcagaACTTTGCatcgctttctcgctcataAAAAGTGTTTCAGTATGTCAGCAAACTAATGAACGATTATGAATTTTTTGCTTAGATCTTTCGATCGAGAACGCAATCTAGACAAGCAGATGCCATCGTCGTCGCGGCAAGCCGCTCAGATGAAGCCCATGGTATCGGAATCTGAACTGGAAGGCAAAACTCCCGAAGAGCAGGAAATGCTCAAGACCATGGGCTTCTGCGGGTTCGATACGACCAAAGGCAAAAAGGTGGAAGGTAACGATGTCGGCGAGGTTCATGTCATACTAAAGCGCAAGTACCGCCAGTACATGAACCGCAAGGGAGGCTTCAATCGGCCGCTAGATTTTGTTGCATAACGGCTCCACATGGAGAGAATGTGCGAGACAACAGTTTCAGTTTCAACTGCGTGCATAATCACCGATATATACACCAACTCCGATGGTGTACCATTTGTTGGTATTTTGCAGCCATCGTTCTCAGGTGAACGATTTCGGGACGATTCCGTTTCTTGCAACACATTATTTTTAACTTGCCATCTAGTTCACGGCAAAATCCACACATGGAATACCTCCATCGTACAGGTCGAACTAACTTCATTTCACACTATAGTTAACATTCTTGCATCATTTCTTATATCTTATGTTTAAAGACCATGTTGGtatatttaaatgttttcCCTCTCACCTACAACAGCCTTGCGTGCCTGCGACCGATCGCAACGGTTTTTGGGTACGTGCACACCTCCATAACCGAACAATAGTCAAACAACTAATCACCTCaccaaacacatacacacaaacaactgTAACGGGTTCCATATTACAACAATAGTTAATTTTCATATACACCATATACAAAAATTACCATACAATGCAATAGCCAAAACGCTACATCATATCATCGTGGGGAGAGAAAGTGTGAGCTCGTCTCCAGCCGGTTGCAGACGATCGATGGTGGAGATGCGCTACGGTAACTTGAGGCTTGCACTCTTTGCAGGTTACGATCCTTCCTGTATGCTGTTGATATTGACTTTATCATCGTGCCTTTTCCCCTTTCGGAAAGACGGTTTAGAGTTTTAAGGGTTTCTATGGGATGTAACGAAGCCAACTGTCCGTGTTCAAAGAGTGTCGTGATGGATTCGAAAGAATCgttatttgaatttgtttctaTCGATAGTATTTCTATTGATTCTATGGATATTTCTTCACGACACCAAGTTTCTGTAGCACATCAAAGGCCACACTGTAAACCTCCAGCGAATGACGCTTTACCGGTCTCGAAGGAGCCGTGCAATTACTCTCCCCGTATGTGATCACGATGTAGCGTCCTTAATATACctcacaaataaacaaaacactcacactACCATGAATTCATACAAAACAATAGCTACAAATGCCAGCAAATTTAAATATACCTCATAATTATAGCATATAAGCATTACACAGATATACTGTGCTCCATCAACTCTTGAACGAGtttgttctcgttttttttgttttttcacctCTGTAATGTCATTTAAGAACTATATTGTAACAAGTTCAAATACAAACAACTGAAataaagatttttttgttttatacgTACTAGTCTCcatgttttattaaaaaaaagacatgATGCATAATTATCTATAAAACCGAGATTTGAAAATTAAGAACAAAATAgttaaacgataaaaaaaatctgataTCGTCATATGTAATTTGCCATCGCAAGTAAAATCCTTCGGCGACGAATTTTGAGCATTgatcgatgtaaaaaaaaaaatcgttgcaAATTGTGGGGCCTAATCGGAAACAGAATGAAACATCTCTCTATTGCGCTTGCTTCACATACTGTAGACAAACAGGTTTTCGATTTATTGTAAAAAGGAGTATTTGCGCATTGTCAATAACatatttgctttccatttttatgCTTATATCAGAGTTCCCTAGTGTAGTTAAATATTGGTTTTCCTCCTCCAGTTCTGTTAGGTTCTGTGTGTCCCAAGGAAATAgattgtatatatatatggttTTATGTATTTAAATACTTTCTTGGCTGTAACATGTTTTTATTCGATTCATTGCTCAATCTCCATGAACACGCAACTTCCATTTCCAACTTCGACACAAACGTCGCTCTGCATCCGATCGTATGATAAAGGTGCTAAATGGTAGGGGCCGCATGGGATACCGATAACGTATCGCATTGTTGAGGCAAGAGTTGAGACCAACATTTTGTATTGTGCACTTTACTTCCCTAATATAATCAGATATCCAAACCCTTCAGTTTTCGACCAAACTACTAGTACCGTTTTGTTCGACTAGGACAGAGGATTGGAACTTTTCTTCGACAGTCCGCGTCTATTAGTAGGTTTTAGGGATGATCTAGACACCGGAAATATCTAATTGAAGCATATGCTTTTGTTCTGCCCAACATTACTAGCTTGTCTCGAGAATTACCGTGGTCGAGAGGTTTACGCTCAGTACATTTgttgttgaatatttagaacagttCAGAATTTCAGGAGCGAAATTGccacgaaaatgaaaacaaaaccggatACGTAGAGGGGTGTGGTGTGTGGACTGTTTCTATACTCACCAACCCGCTTTTATGGTGCCGTGTTTCGTCCATTACAAATTGCCATTTATATGCTTGTAGGATGGCGTACTCAGATTCGCAAACATTTAACTTACGCTCCTGACGTGAGCGACAGCAGACAAGCTTGTAGGCGAGCATCGGTTTTTCGCGTCTGCATATCATAAGATTGGTTAATTTTAAATGGATAAATTGTACCACGATAATAGGCGGAAAATCTATTAGGTTTGCCGTACGCAAAAGTGAAGTGTTTCATTTTAACAACTGCTATAGCATGCTTCTTAATCATCATGTACTTCTTTGCACCCACCCAACCAGTCGTCGTAACTATTATATACTTTATTGAAATGCTACATCTTGCACAACGATTTTCTCCCCTATGCTgcctttcgttctctcttttgctctctctctctctctacccaACTCTTGTCTATTCATTTTTAGTTCATCTATCCGCTAGATTTTGATCATCATTTCgctataatacttttgttgttttggggTTTAAAACGTATTTGAGACTTATTGATTTCTGTTTGATGCTTACCTTGCACGATTCCCTTACCTTGCACGATCGGATGAAGCACAATTAACTATCAGCTAAAGATAATCTAAACCTTGTTTCAGCATCTGCTGTGGTGGCCGTTCGGCCATCGGTTGTGCGTTGTGAAAAGAGGCATACAAgctataaaattaaatctttGGTAAACCTTAGCAATTGAGTCTGGAGTAAAATGACGCCTTTTacaataattaaaatgaaattcgGAGTAACAGAGTATTATCCTACCAGTACAGCTAGATCCGAACGCAAGGTTAATTGTCAATGATCTTAATGTTCATCGCGCTCGACAAGTTTTTTGTGTTTAGAATGCTCGATGGAGCACATAAATAAAGACTGGCAATCAAAATGGCATTTATGGaatgttaaataaaatattaacattAGGTGTGCGGGATAAAAtagtgtaaaataaaatagtcaAGTAAAAGGTCTTATCAACGAAACTACATCTAAATCAGGTTTCAAAAATAGTTACTCAACTATCCTATAAAACTATAGTGCTCGCTTGTTTCGAGAATGGAGATTTGAAATGGTTTACTGCACAGATCTATACATTCACCGAACATTTTTGCGAGAAAATTAGGTCAAGTATCAATAAGACTTGTTCATATTAGATCCTCCGGTTGTATACAAAAACAATACTGAGATGCATGTTTGTCAAGGTTTAAAATTACTCGCAAGCGAATGGTTTCATGAATCATCAAAAACGTGTTTGTAATTCTCCAAAACATAATGAATACTATAAGAATACTatataaaattgtaaatgaatactaattgtaaaaaaagcaactaGCTCCCTTCTTGAAGTTTGTTCATAACTGTACGTTAGAATGTTCAAGTAACAAGattatttttttgatttcttcaGTAGCAAAGGTAATCCGGTCTTGGTCTTGTGCTTTGAAACTAATATGGTTGCAGTTTTGCTAGTGTTTTGTGACTCTGAATGACCATCGTTCTCGTCATCGTTCATGGCGGTGCTCTCTTGACAAACAGTCGCCAACTTGCGATTATCGATATTATCAGTACATACAGGGGATGGAATGTTATATAACGTTCCTGTCGTGTTTATCATTGCACCTTGTGTTGCAGATCCCAGTTTCGCAGTGGAAGAATTACTTATTTTAGTGCTGATTAAAACAATCGTGGAACCACCCCGAGTTCCGCCGGTTAACATCGCACCCATTTGGGTTTGCTTGTCCGGTGACACAGGGCCTACCGGTGTTGCATTTGAACCGAGGAAGGTGATGGATTCTTCGTGTTCTATCTTTCCTATTGGTGGTATCTTATTATTGGTACGGTAGTTCAAAATACTGCTAGATGTGGCAACACTTTTGCTTGAAAGTTGTGCATGCTTCATATTAGAATTACAACCATCGAGCAACGTTGAGGTTAGACAATCTACGGTCGATCTCTCGTTGTCcgtagttgttgtttttggcaCGTTCATATCTCAAGTAGATTTGTGCTGCGCCTGGATCAGTTTTTCCATCTCCTTATGAACACCGTTCAGCTCGGTAACTTGCGAACTGAACTGGTTGCACAAGTTTGCCATTTGTTTTAACTGAAAAAAATCGTTCATGTTATCATAAAATTTCATTCGCAAAACAACCATTGAAATGATCACTAGAATTCGCTTCATTACGCATTACACAATTCGCAATATTACACTCACCATTGGATCGTTCTGCTTATCCTTGAGTGTTTTATTAGCTGCTTTTAGCTCCACTTCCTGGTTCATGAGTTCCGTTTCTAGTCCCTCAATGCGGGATTTTAGAGATACGATTTCGCGCCGTAATTCTTCTGTTAGCTCACTAGAAGCTAAAACCCCCGCGGCGTTGGCACCACCGCCTGCGGCAGTGGCACCATCCTTGCTAGCTTCCAGATCCTGGTAGCGCAATTTTAATCTTTGATTTTCCTCCTTATATGAATGCAATTGTCGCTTCCATTCGTCCACGTTCGCCGTTGATTCCTGAAAGCACACACCAAACGTAGTATCAAAGAGTATATACGGTACAAGCTTGCCGTTAAACTATAGAATAAGCCACAGACCTGCAGAGCACTGGTAAGTCGTAGATTGTTACTCTTTAAAGTGGCCAATTCAATCTCCCACTTCTTGGCGTTAGCAGAGCTACAACAGTAACGAAGAAACATAATATATGatatagtaaaataaaaaaatatttatgtaaCTCGTCCTTTTCAGGGCCTTTGCATACCTCTGCGCTAGTGCAAGTTTCAATCTTTCGTTTTCGTATTTTAGCTGTTGCTCCGATGTCGAAGTTATCGTACCTTCGTTCGACGATGAGTTGTTAATTGACAATTGCTTCAGCTCACTATTTAGATTGTTGGCATTAGTCTCAGTTACATTATTGTGCGAAGGACTGTCCGTTTTAATCTGTGAATCATGAGAGAAAACACTTTCTAGTATTCACTAAACACACAACAATGCTTGCCACAGCATCCCACAACACATACCGCAGAAATGTTGCTTGCCGGTGCTAAGGGTGGTTCCAAGTTTGCGGATTCAAAAATATCACCGCTATTGGTAGCAGCCATGTTACCGTTTGCGGTTGCCTTATTCAGAGCATCTTTGGTAGCTTCCTTTACTTCTTGAAATTTTACTATAAACTACGACAGAAGTTTGATcataattacatttttttaatttaaaaataggtACAAAATTGTCTAGTTCATTTCCGTGACTGTATGAATATGCTTACTTACCTTACCAAGTTCTGCCTCTGACGCGAAACCTAATCCGTAAACTGTATTGGCACGTACATCACTCCATTGGCCAAACTTTTGTGATGTTTGAGTAAATGTCATATTCGGTGTTATAGTAGAATTGATAACGGCCTATTTGTCGAAAAGAACCAAACACGTAAAGTTTAAGCATCGCGCACG encodes:
- the LOC128724141 gene encoding homer protein homolog 2 encodes the protein MGEQPIFTCNAHVFHIDPKTKRTWITASSKAIAVSFFYDSSRNLYRIISVEGSKAVINSTITPNMTFTQTSQKFGQWSDVRANTVYGLGFASEAELGKFIVKFQEVKEATKDALNKATANGNMAATNSGDIFESANLEPPLAPASNISAVCIKTDSPSHNNVTETNANNLNSELKQLSINNSSSNEGTITSTSEQQLKYENERLKLALAQSSANAKKWEIELATLKSNNLRLTSALQESTANVDEWKRQLHSYKEENQRLKLRYQDLEASKDGATAAGGGANAAGVLASSELTEELRREIVSLKSRIEGLETELMNQEVELKAANKTLKDKQNDPMLKQMANLCNQFSSQVTELNGVHKEMEKLIQAQHKST
- the LOC128723375 gene encoding U4/U6.U5 small nuclear ribonucleoprotein 27 kDa protein: MPSSPKRRKERERPRRRKRSRDRSERDRSVGRDRKRSSERERDRDRGRRKSRSRSRSRSRSRSFDRERNLDKQMPSSSRQAAQMKPMVSESELEGKTPEEQEMLKTMGFCGFDTTKGKKVEGNDVGEVHVILKRKYRQYMNRKGGFNRPLDFVA